aaaatgaccattatacccctaactttttttatagaattttaaatttacctttaatttcaaattaaaaataataataaaattattataaaaaaaaacatcacaAGGTGACCATGGACCaccttgtgacctttttttttttcaaaatttgttttttcatttttttcaatttttaatttaagaaaaaaaatcgaagggtaattttatctttttagggttttttcgTTAGGGTTTAACGGTAAAAATTGACGAagggggtaaattgcatcaaattgaaagtttgaagggtgaaattgagagtttttaaaatttattgggATTTTCTCGAAATGCACGATAGTTCAGGAGTCTTTTATGAATtaagttttggccaaaaaaattttcttttaaagagcggttagcgattattaaagttattaaccgctaaccgcctatgTGATTATGATTAGCAATTTTGCCAATAATTGCTAACCGTAACTGCATTTTCGCCCCTAGGTGGTAGTATGAGAAATTccaatgtcactttttaaagctTGGAGGTGTAAgtgcaaaataaataatagttcATGGGACTAAAGCGTTCCCTTTACTAAATACAAAACACATAACATCATAAAGGATTAATCGTCACACGTAAACAACACGCCTAAAGTATTGAACTTAAAGTACCAAATTTTTACACTAAAGACGGAAAATAGTTAATTACCTGGTGATCAACTTTGTCACGAATAATATCTCATTATATTGTTGCAAATCGAAAAGTAAAATGAACGGCAAATCACAAGTCGAACGAGATGTTAGGGTTCGTCGAGGTCACAAGAGCTCAAAATGACTTGAAAGGGAAAAAGTCTCTGAGCTGGTTGTCttttatttgcatttttttgtgttgaaatatcGAGACAATATGGGTAAGGGCATTTATGACTTTTAGACATGAACAAAAGGGGTATAATGGGaacaaaaccagaaaaataGCACACGTAGGACGTAGCACACGTGAGGTAGCCTTGGTTaggatttaaaagaaaaattctaatGGAAATGTGACATTACAAgctttttaaactttggtaCCTGACAGACattagagtttttgaagtttaaaaccgcaatcgtttttttttatttattttttaaataagggaAACCAGGGCAAGGGAatgagtaagtgaagtttctcttaAAAGAATTAATGCGGGCACCTTAgtttttctagttttgtttgtaataataataattattattattattgtaattatttgttCCTTTTATCATGGACGTTAATTCATTGTTAGTCATAGGAAATATTCAATTCGATCATCACCAACAATAAGGTGGAAAAATAGTAATATAATTAAGTAGGTCCAACAGCTTGCGgattatcaaaacaaacaaattgagcGAAAATAACAACatctatatatctatatatatgatCACCATAAcactttattattttgaaaCATGTAGGCTTTTTATAAAAGCACTTCATTCACCAAATTGTTTAGGTTAATGGATGAAGATCCATGTGGACCACTGGCCTCCTCGGCCAATTTCTTCCACTCCATGACctttttcctcattttcttaCCCTTGTCTCCTTCCATCAACTCTCTCACAATCTCCTCCACTTTCTCTCTATTGGCACGATTATCAATCTCCATGCCAATGCTCCATTCATTGCAAGTATACTTGGAGTTTGTTTGCTGATCCCCAAAGAATGGCCAACAAAGCATTGGCACTCCTGCGGTCACACTTTCAATCGTTGAATTCCACCCGCAATGAGTTAAGAATCCTCCAATTGAGGGGTGGTTCAGCACTTCCTCTTGAGGGCACCAACTAGCTATTAGAcctctttcttttatttctacATGGAACTCTGGCGGCATAATCGCCGATTCACCGATTACTAAATCTGGTCTAATTACCCACAAGAAAGGGTGCTTGCTATTTGCAAGTCCCCAACCAAACTCAGTGAGCTGTTGTGGTGTCATGACGGTTATGCTACCAAAATTTACATATAAAACTGAGTTGGGTGCCTTGGAGTTGAGCCAATGAAGGCACTCAGTTTCTTCTACCCATAAATTATACCCAATTGATTTCAAATGGTCATTGTGTGAGTGATCGAGCAGGAGTTGGAGAGGGCCAATGACATATAACCGAGGAAACATGGGGTAGAGAGCATCCAAAACTTCATGCTCTAACGCATCAAATGTCTGAACAATGATTGCCGAAGCTTTGGGAGCTCTCTCTACTGCTTCAACGATAAATTTGAACATAACATCATTGGGATCTGTGGTTTGAATAAGGCTCGGGAGATCCCTCAGTCGGATATCTCTCATACCTGGAATCCAGTCTATAACTGTGTCTAGATATCCATTTGTGAGATAGCTCTCATctgcaaaaacaaataatgtttTCTAGGTCAACAAAATGCAATTAAGGCttcgtttgtttcgacgtaaaatgttttttaatgaaaagtattttcagtgaagaaaaatgagagaactGCAAGAGATAGTGCTTGTGCGAGAATGTGaaactcaaactcgaaaaatggtttacgcttttataaaaggaaaatcattttacgaaaattaaagGAAGTTTTGTggtcaatgaaaaatattttttttttatcacaattTTTATTGTACTAAATactagaaaataagaaaaatgttttatagaAAACCTTTTATATTAAAACAATAAGAGACTAcaaaaaaaggaatttgaagATTTCTGTAGGGTATTGCTGTTTTTGTTATACCTTTTAGTGGCGTGAAGCCTTTGTCCCTGAGATGAGAAAAATGCATAAAANNNNNNNNNNNNNNNNNNNNNNNNNNNNNNNNNNNNNNNNNNNNNNNNNNNNNNNNNNNNNNNNNNNNNNNNNNNNNNNNNNNNNNNNNNNNNNNNNNNNGATAGTTCAGGAGTCTTTTATGAATtaagttttggccaaaaaaattttcttttaaagagcggttagcgattattaaagttattaaccgctaaccgcctatgTGATTATGATTAGCAATTTTGCCAATAATTGCTAACCGTAACTGCATTTTCGCCCCTAGGTGGTAGTATGAGAAATTccaatgtcactttttaaagctTGGAGGTGTAAgtgcaaaataaataatagttcATGGGACTAAAGCGTTCCCTTTACTAAATACAAAACACATAACATCATAAATGATTAATCGTCACACGTAAACGACACGCCTAAAGTATTGAACTTAAAGTACCAAATTTTTACACTAAAGACGGAAAATAGTTAATTACCTGGTGATCAACTTTGTCACAAATAATATCTCATTATATTGTTGCAAATCGAAAAGTAAAATGAACGGCAAATCAC
Above is a genomic segment from Corylus avellana chromosome ca9, CavTom2PMs-1.0 containing:
- the LOC132191285 gene encoding (R)-mandelonitrile beta-glucosyltransferase-like — its product is MRDIRLRDLPSLIQTTDPNDVMFKFIVEAVERAPKASAIIVQTFDALEHEVLDALYPMFPRLYVIGPLQLLLDHSHNDHLKSIGYNLWVEETECLHWLNSKAPNSVLYVNFGSITVMTPQQLTEFGWGLANSKHPFLWVIRPDLVIGESAIMPPEFHVEIKERGLIASWCPQEEVLNHPSIGGFLTHCGWNSTIESVTAGVPMLCWPFFGDQQTNSKYTCNEWSIGMEIDNRANREKVEEIVRELMEGDKGKKMRKKVMEWKKLAEEASGPHGSSSINLNNLVNEVLL